The following are from one region of the Littorina saxatilis isolate snail1 linkage group LG4, US_GU_Lsax_2.0, whole genome shotgun sequence genome:
- the LOC138965087 gene encoding tubulin alpha-2/alpha-4 chain-like has protein sequence MRECISVHVGQAGVQIGNACWELYCLEHGIQPDGQMPSDKTIGGGDDSFNTFFSETGAGKHVPRAVFVDLEPTVIDEVRTGTYRQLFHPEQLITGKEDAANNYARGHYTIGKEIVDLVLDRIRKLADQCTGLQGFLIFHAFGGGTGSGFASLLMERLSVDYGKKSKLEFAIYPSPQISTAVVEPYNSILTTHTTLEHSDCAFMVDNEAIYDICRRNLDIERPTYTNVNRLIAQIVSSITASLRFDGALNVDLTEFQTNLVPYPRIHFPLATYAPVISAEKAYHEQLSVAEITNACFEPANQMVKCDPRHGKYMACCMLYRGDVVPKDVNAAIATIKTKRTIQFVDWCPTGFKVGINYQPPTVVPGGDLAKVQRAVCMLSNTTAIAEAWARLDHKFDLMYAKRAFVHWYVGEGMEEGEFSEAREDLAALEKDYEEVGIDSVEGEGEEEGGEEY, from the coding sequence ATGCGTGAGTGTATCTCTGTACATGTGGGGCAAGCCGGGGTGCAGATCGGCAACGCCTGCTGGGAACTGTACTGCCTGGAGCATGGCATCCAGCCTGACGGCCAGATGCCCTCAGACAAGACCATCGGGGGTGGTGACGACTCCTTCAACACCTTCTTCAGCGAGACTGGAGCCGGCAAGCACGTTCCCCGCGCTGTCTTTGTCGACTTGGAGCCCACAGTCATTGACGAGGTGAGGACGGGCACCTACCGCCAGCTGTTCCACCCCGAGCAACTCATCACGGGCAAGGAGGACGCCGCGAACAACTATGCCCGTGGTCACTATACAATCGGCAAGGAGATCGTCGACCTCGTGCTCGATCGCATCAGGAAACTTGCCGACCAGTGCACAGGTCTCCAGGGCTTCCTCATCTTCCACGCGTTCGGTGGGGGCACGGGCTCTGGCTTCGCCTCCCTCCTCATGGAGCGCCTCTCTGTAGACtacggcaagaagtccaagctCGAGTTCGCCATCTACCCGTCACCACAGATCTCAACGGCAGTGGTGGAGCCGTACAACTCCATCCTGACCACGCACACCACCCTTGAACACTCAGACTGCGCCTTCATGGTGGACAACGAGGCCATCTACGACATCTGTCGCCGTAACCTGGACATCGAGCGGCCCACATACACCAACGTCAACCGTCTCATCGCCCAGATTGTGTCCTCCATCACGGCCTCCCTGCGTTTCGATGGCGCCCTAAACGTGGATCTGACCGAGTTCCAGACCAACCTGGTCCCCTATCCACGTATCCACTTCCCCCTCGCCACCTACGCTCCCGTCATCTCGGCCGAGAAGGCGTACCACGAGCAGCTCTCTGTGGCTGAGATCACCAACGCGTGTTTCGAGCCAGCCAACCAGATGGTGAAGTGCGACCCGCGTCACGGCAAGTACATGGCCTGCTGCATGCTGTACCGTGGTGACGTCGTGCCCAAAGACGTCAACGCTGCCATCGCCACCATCAAGACCAAGCGCACCATCCAGTTCGTCGACTGGTGTCCTACTGGTTTCAAGGTGGGCATCAACTACCAGCCCCCCACCGTGGTGCCTGGCGGTGACCTGGCCAAGGTACAGCGTGCCGTGTGCATGTTGAGCAACACCACCGCCATCGCCGAGGCCTGGGCCCGTCTCGACCACAAGTTTGACCTCATGTACGCCAAGCGCGCCTTCGTCCACTGGTACGTGGGTGAGGGCATGGAGGAGGGCGAGTTCTCCGAGGCGCGTGAGGATCTTGCGGCCCTGGAGAAGGACTACGAGGAGGTGGGCATCGACTCTGTGGAGGgcgagggagaggaggagggtGGCGAGGAGTACTAG